A single genomic interval of Staphylococcus hyicus harbors:
- a CDS encoding YpiB family protein, protein MFEVPIDQDKAHLLDYLLFQYQFKSRISVWILNYLKSDIHHLRRVHFVDCIINTHNTLEISIENSVYPAIRLTMHGTSYVNSNEIFTRIIHDTAPIDLKIHFSHTTYRDLRLDHMILHQLLTSHHDQSYLNDASLIHLTRDARQHLIHIIDSQIDLSLQMKDQSQFNYYAQLIRMIK, encoded by the coding sequence ATGTTTGAGGTGCCTATAGATCAAGACAAAGCACATTTGCTTGATTATTTACTATTTCAATATCAGTTTAAATCTCGGATTTCAGTTTGGATATTGAATTATTTAAAATCGGATATACATCATTTACGTCGGGTACATTTTGTTGATTGCATCATTAATACACATAATACATTAGAAATTTCTATTGAAAACAGTGTTTATCCTGCTATACGTTTAACGATGCACGGAACGTCATACGTTAATTCAAATGAAATTTTCACTCGCATCATTCATGATACGGCACCTATCGATCTGAAAATACATTTTTCACACACAACCTATCGCGATCTTCGTCTTGATCATATGATATTACATCAACTATTAACGTCACATCATGATCAAAGTTATTTAAATGATGCATCTTTGATTCATTTGACTCGCGATGCACGCCAACATTTAATCCATATTATCGATTCACAAATTGATTTGAGTTTACAAATGAAAGATCAAAGTCAATTTAATTACTATGCACAGTTAATACGTATGATTAAATGA
- a CDS encoding zinc metallopeptidase, translated as MSFLSLIIYFVILMILPMYAQHKVKSNYEKYSQVRSTSGKTGREVALEILHANGIYDVDVKEGDGFLTDHYDPSKKVVVLSPSNYNRPSVAGTAIAAHEVGHAIQHYEGYFFLRFRSALVPVANLGSSLSYLLITAGFVLTMLHIAFGSTLLWIGIFFMAFAVLFSIITLPVEFDASKRAMKQIQRLNIVNEKEYKHAGRVLRAAAMTYVAATAVAVAELVRLILIARSEE; from the coding sequence ATGTCTTTTTTGTCTTTAATTATTTATTTTGTAATACTTATGATCCTCCCAATGTATGCTCAACATAAAGTTAAATCTAACTATGAAAAATACTCACAAGTTAGATCTACAAGTGGCAAGACGGGACGAGAAGTTGCACTAGAAATTTTACATGCAAATGGCATTTACGATGTAGATGTGAAAGAAGGCGACGGTTTTTTAACAGATCATTACGATCCAAGTAAAAAAGTAGTCGTTTTATCACCTTCTAACTATAATCGACCAAGTGTTGCAGGCACAGCTATTGCAGCACATGAAGTGGGTCATGCTATTCAACATTATGAAGGGTATTTCTTCTTACGTTTCCGTTCTGCATTAGTGCCGGTCGCAAATTTAGGTAGTTCATTATCATATTTACTTATAACTGCTGGTTTTGTGCTTACAATGTTGCACATTGCATTCGGTTCAACATTATTATGGATTGGTATTTTCTTTATGGCATTTGCTGTATTGTTCTCTATCATTACGTTACCAGTAGAGTTTGATGCAAGTAAACGCGCAATGAAACAAATTCAACGCTTGAATATTGTAAATGAAAAAGAATATAAACATGCCGGTCGTGTGTTACGTGCAGCAGCAATGACATATGTAGCCGCTACTGCAGTGGCAGTTGCTGAGTTGGTAAGATTAATTCTTATCGCACGTTCAGAAGAATAG
- a CDS encoding tetratricopeptide repeat protein: MEDIYKIIDDINLQKLENLDSRVQEALQSNDDEGLFALGETLYQYGLTPQGLEVFRALYHKFPDEGDVLSYFIEGLVTENQIDEALEYLNEVPVSPEKLLLEADLYQQINMLEVATDKLEQALQIQPNDPIIHFALAELLYFDGQYLRASREYDTVLESGEYEVNGVNLFSRLADSSLQSGNYQDALKWYDEINEQEMVPEDYLKKAVAYEKNDRTQEAIKITKSLLNKDPDFIQAYFYLQQLYENEKMFADAIEIGDEGLRLNQYYKELMYSTGALKIEHGDQNEAVNLLKQALEVDPSYQEPLLMLADFYRHQEDYVALIELLQYANEEDLDPTFTWQLAYALGQEERDKEAQHFYDLAYEALKDNADFLKDYYTYLIEISHVGEAKTILELLLQKEPHEERWHDEYARLN, encoded by the coding sequence ATGGAAGATATCTATAAGATTATAGATGATATCAATTTGCAAAAATTAGAAAACCTCGATTCACGCGTACAAGAAGCACTTCAATCTAATGACGATGAAGGGTTGTTTGCACTAGGAGAAACCTTATATCAATACGGTTTAACACCTCAGGGTCTTGAGGTGTTTCGCGCGTTGTATCATAAATTTCCTGATGAAGGTGATGTGCTCAGTTATTTTATTGAGGGACTCGTAACTGAAAATCAAATAGATGAAGCGTTAGAATACTTAAATGAGGTCCCTGTCTCACCAGAAAAATTATTACTTGAAGCAGATTTGTATCAACAAATTAATATGCTTGAGGTTGCCACAGATAAGTTAGAGCAAGCACTTCAGATACAACCTAATGATCCAATCATACATTTTGCACTTGCTGAACTGCTTTATTTCGATGGACAGTATTTAAGAGCGTCCCGTGAATATGACACTGTTTTAGAAAGTGGAGAATATGAAGTGAATGGCGTTAATTTATTTTCACGACTTGCGGACAGTAGTCTTCAAAGCGGAAACTATCAAGATGCTTTAAAGTGGTATGATGAGATTAATGAACAAGAAATGGTTCCAGAAGATTATTTAAAGAAAGCGGTCGCGTATGAGAAAAATGACCGAACTCAAGAAGCTATTAAGATTACGAAATCATTATTGAATAAAGATCCAGATTTTATTCAAGCTTATTTTTATTTGCAACAGTTATATGAGAACGAAAAAATGTTTGCAGATGCCATTGAAATTGGAGATGAGGGGCTAAGATTAAACCAATATTATAAAGAACTGATGTATAGTACTGGCGCATTAAAAATTGAACATGGTGATCAAAATGAAGCGGTCAACTTATTAAAACAAGCACTTGAAGTAGACCCAAGCTATCAAGAACCATTGTTAATGCTAGCTGATTTTTACCGTCATCAAGAGGATTATGTAGCATTAATCGAGCTCTTACAATATGCGAATGAGGAAGATTTAGACCCTACATTTACATGGCAACTGGCATATGCGTTAGGACAAGAAGAACGCGATAAGGAAGCGCAACATTTTTACGATTTAGCTTATGAAGCATTGAAGGATAACGCCGACTTCTTAAAAGATTACTACACTTATTTAATTGAAATCAGTCATGTTGGTGAAGCCAAAACAATCTTAGAACTACTGCTTCAAAAAGAACCTCATGAAGAAAGATGGCACGACGAGTATGCAAGGTTGAATTAG
- the aroA gene encoding 3-phosphoshikimate 1-carboxyvinyltransferase — METISIQGPLKGHITIPGDKSMTHRAIMLASLAKGTSIIHKPLLGEDCLRTAEIFQTLGVKMQFLDDQIQITSPGYQQFKTPHQALYTGNSGTTTRLMAGLLSGLGIESVLSGDYSIGNRPMNRVIQPLQRMGAKIRGIDNNYTPLVIEKGAIKGIHYKMPVASAQVKSAILFASLFAHDDTVIEERDISRNHTETMFAHFGIPIITAPRHITLPGNSIEQIRPADFEVPGDISSAAFFIVAALITPGSNVYLHHVGMNETRDGIIEIVKQMGGNLEIINQTNAPEPTATLHVEYTPHLKPIEISGDIIPRCIDELPIIALLCTQAQGSSIIRDAEELKVKETNRIDTTASELNRLGFHLEPTDDGMIIHPSKLLTPCDVDSHTDHRIGMMLAVASLLHTQSIQINQFESVNVSFPGFLPILKQLENEG, encoded by the coding sequence ATGGAAACCATCTCAATTCAAGGACCTTTAAAAGGCCATATAACAATACCCGGCGATAAATCAATGACACATCGTGCCATCATGCTAGCATCGTTAGCCAAAGGAACCTCCATCATTCACAAACCGTTATTGGGAGAAGATTGCTTAAGAACTGCAGAAATTTTCCAAACTCTAGGCGTTAAAATGCAATTTTTGGACGATCAGATTCAAATCACTTCACCAGGATATCAACAATTTAAAACGCCACACCAAGCCTTATATACGGGGAATTCTGGCACAACTACACGACTAATGGCCGGCTTATTAAGTGGCTTAGGCATTGAAAGTGTGCTATCTGGAGATTATTCTATAGGAAACAGACCGATGAATAGAGTGATACAACCGCTTCAACGTATGGGAGCTAAAATTAGAGGAATCGACAATAATTATACGCCATTAGTCATTGAGAAAGGCGCCATCAAAGGGATTCATTATAAAATGCCTGTAGCTAGCGCTCAAGTGAAAAGCGCAATTTTATTCGCCAGTTTATTCGCACATGATGATACAGTTATTGAAGAACGAGATATATCTAGAAATCATACTGAAACCATGTTCGCACATTTTGGTATTCCAATCATAACTGCACCTCGTCACATCACGTTACCAGGAAACAGTATTGAGCAAATTAGACCCGCAGATTTTGAAGTCCCTGGTGACATATCTTCGGCAGCTTTCTTTATTGTAGCGGCGTTGATTACACCTGGAAGTAACGTTTATTTACATCATGTAGGAATGAATGAGACTCGTGATGGCATCATTGAAATAGTAAAACAAATGGGGGGTAACCTTGAAATCATAAATCAAACAAACGCCCCTGAACCAACAGCAACGTTACACGTTGAATATACACCTCATTTAAAACCTATAGAGATTAGTGGCGATATCATTCCACGTTGTATCGACGAACTTCCAATCATCGCTTTACTCTGTACACAGGCACAAGGTTCAAGTATTATAAGAGATGCCGAAGAATTAAAGGTAAAAGAAACTAATAGAATAGATACCACTGCGAGCGAATTGAACCGACTCGGTTTCCACTTAGAACCTACAGACGATGGCATGATTATCCACCCATCAAAGTTACTAACGCCGTGCGACGTTGATAGTCATACCGACCATAGAATAGGTATGATGCTTGCGGTAGCATCTTTATTGCACACGCAATCAATTCAAATCAATCAATTCGAAAGTGTAAACGTTTCTTTTCCTGGATTCTTACCTATTTTAAAACAATTAGAGAATGAGGGATAA
- the aroC gene encoding chorismate synthase has translation MRFLTAGESHGPQLTVIIEGLPANMKIDIDQINREMFKRQGGYGRGRRMQIEKDNVAIVSGVRHGYTLGSPVTVIIKNDDFTHWKNIMGADPISEEQQENMKRVITKPRPGHADLVGGMKYNHHDLRNVLERSSARETAARVAVGAICKSLLAQLDIQLYSRVVEIGGIKDEGDYDIETIKSLVDKNDVRVIDEGIAQEIRDKIDQAKREGDSIGGVVQVIVDHMPVGIGSYVHYDRKLDGRIAQSVVGINAFKGVSFGVGFKAGSLLGSEVQDPILYDKEKGYYRQSNHLGGLEGGMSNGMPIIVNGVMKPIPTLYKPLASVDIKTKAPFKATIERSDSCAVPAASIVCEHAVAFEITKALLEEFESNDFDTLKAQVEARRVRNKTY, from the coding sequence ATGAGATTTTTAACTGCAGGTGAATCACATGGCCCTCAACTTACAGTAATTATTGAAGGGCTTCCCGCCAATATGAAAATTGATATAGATCAAATTAATCGTGAAATGTTTAAACGTCAAGGTGGCTACGGACGTGGACGCAGAATGCAAATCGAAAAAGATAATGTAGCCATCGTCTCCGGTGTGCGGCATGGTTATACATTAGGCAGTCCTGTGACCGTTATTATTAAAAACGATGACTTTACGCATTGGAAAAATATTATGGGTGCAGATCCTATATCAGAAGAACAACAAGAAAATATGAAACGTGTGATTACTAAACCTCGACCTGGTCATGCAGACTTAGTTGGTGGCATGAAATATAACCATCATGACTTAAGAAATGTTTTAGAACGTTCCTCCGCTCGTGAAACAGCGGCTCGGGTAGCAGTTGGTGCAATATGCAAAAGTCTACTTGCACAATTAGATATACAACTCTATAGTCGTGTAGTGGAAATTGGTGGTATTAAAGATGAAGGCGACTACGATATTGAAACGATTAAATCTCTTGTAGATAAAAATGATGTACGCGTGATTGATGAAGGTATCGCACAAGAGATACGCGATAAAATTGACCAAGCAAAACGAGAGGGTGATTCAATCGGTGGTGTTGTTCAAGTCATTGTGGACCATATGCCTGTAGGAATTGGCAGTTATGTTCACTATGATCGCAAATTAGATGGTCGAATTGCTCAGAGTGTTGTGGGAATCAATGCCTTTAAAGGCGTAAGCTTTGGTGTTGGATTTAAAGCGGGATCATTATTAGGATCAGAAGTTCAAGACCCAATTTTGTATGATAAGGAAAAAGGGTACTATCGCCAAAGTAATCATCTCGGTGGTCTAGAGGGAGGTATGTCAAATGGGATGCCAATCATCGTTAACGGTGTGATGAAACCTATTCCTACATTATATAAACCGTTAGCCTCCGTAGATATTAAAACAAAGGCACCTTTTAAAGCGACCATTGAACGTTCAGATAGCTGTGCAGTACCTGCAGCAAGTATCGTATGCGAGCATGCTGTAGCATTTGAAATCACAAAAGCGCTATTAGAAGAATTTGAATCAAATGATTTTGATACTTTAAAAGCACAAGTAGAGGCGCGAAGAGTGCGTAACAAAACATATTAA
- a CDS encoding demethylmenaquinone methyltransferase, with translation MKNKANKEQVHEVFQNISGKYDKLNNIISFEQHKVWRKKVMKEMNVQPGTTALDVCCGTADWTIALSKAVGPTGEVTGLDFSENMLKVGETKTSNMSNIRLVQGDAMALPFEDNSFDYVTIGFGLRNIPDYTKALSEMYRVLKPGGMVVCLETSQPTTPIFKQGYKLYFKFIMPLFGKIFAKSKQEYEWLQQSAFDFPDSETLKTLFESVAFENVKVRRFTGGVAAMHLAKKPKTN, from the coding sequence ATGAAAAATAAAGCGAATAAAGAACAAGTTCATGAAGTATTCCAAAATATATCAGGTAAATATGACAAACTTAATAACATCATCAGTTTCGAACAACATAAAGTATGGCGAAAAAAAGTAATGAAGGAAATGAATGTACAGCCTGGAACGACAGCATTAGATGTTTGTTGTGGGACAGCTGACTGGACGATTGCACTCAGTAAAGCAGTTGGACCTACTGGTGAAGTGACTGGATTAGATTTCAGTGAAAATATGTTGAAAGTTGGCGAAACGAAAACGTCGAACATGTCCAACATTCGCCTCGTCCAAGGCGATGCAATGGCATTACCTTTTGAGGATAATAGCTTTGATTACGTCACAATTGGTTTTGGGTTACGTAATATTCCCGACTATACAAAAGCACTATCTGAAATGTACCGCGTATTAAAGCCTGGGGGAATGGTCGTTTGTTTAGAAACAAGCCAACCTACAACTCCGATTTTCAAACAAGGATATAAATTATACTTCAAATTTATAATGCCTTTATTCGGTAAAATATTTGCAAAATCAAAACAAGAATATGAGTGGTTACAACAATCAGCATTTGATTTTCCAGATAGCGAAACTTTAAAAACGCTATTTGAATCTGTAGCATTTGAAAATGTAAAAGTACGCCGCTTTACTGGTGGCGTTGCAGCAATGCATTTAGCTAAAAAACCTAAAACGAATTAA
- the ndk gene encoding nucleoside-diphosphate kinase encodes MEKTFVMIKPDAVQRKLIGEIVQRLEQKGLKLVGAKLMTVPQSLAETHYSEHKDKPFYSKLISFITSAPVFAMVVEGEDAVAVSRHIIGATNPSEATPGSIRGDLGLTVGRNVVHGSDSVTSAEREIKLWFTPEELSQYQTPDEIWLYE; translated from the coding sequence ATGGAAAAAACATTTGTAATGATTAAACCAGATGCTGTACAAAGAAAGTTGATTGGAGAAATTGTTCAACGCCTTGAACAAAAAGGATTAAAACTTGTTGGGGCTAAATTAATGACTGTTCCCCAATCATTAGCAGAAACGCATTATAGCGAACATAAGGATAAACCCTTCTATTCAAAACTGATTTCTTTCATCACATCAGCACCTGTTTTCGCAATGGTTGTAGAAGGTGAAGATGCTGTAGCTGTATCTCGTCACATTATTGGTGCTACAAATCCTTCAGAAGCAACGCCCGGTTCTATTCGTGGAGATTTAGGTTTAACGGTCGGCAGAAATGTCGTACACGGTTCAGATTCTGTTACATCTGCAGAACGCGAAATCAAATTATGGTTCACACCAGAAGAATTGAGCCAATACCAAACTCCAGACGAAATTTGGTTGTACGAATAA
- a CDS encoding DUF1405 domain-containing protein, translating into MSWSTIHSILIYNRAVLIILLLCNLLGTMYGYIWYVPQLSQSHWIYWLFIPDSPTASLFLTISIFLMLLHKKSALLDSLAFITLIKYGIWAVIMNLFMFIHDQTIYLPGIMLIMSHGIMAIQAFLFLPRFKFTCLSLTLSVVWVFHNDVIDYVFHQYPKYGSLFHFESVIGYIAFWLSAVPISLAFYIYHKRKVKKFDHY; encoded by the coding sequence ATGAGTTGGTCTACGATTCATTCAATCTTAATTTATAATCGCGCGGTATTAATCATTTTGTTACTATGTAATTTACTCGGGACTATGTACGGCTATATTTGGTATGTACCACAATTATCACAGTCACATTGGATTTATTGGTTGTTTATTCCTGATAGTCCTACAGCTTCGTTATTTTTAACAATAAGTATATTTTTAATGTTACTTCACAAAAAAAGTGCACTACTAGATTCACTTGCATTTATTACTTTAATTAAGTATGGTATTTGGGCCGTCATCATGAATCTCTTTATGTTCATTCATGACCAAACGATTTATTTACCTGGCATCATGTTGATTATGTCCCACGGGATTATGGCAATTCAAGCATTTCTATTCTTACCTCGCTTCAAGTTTACGTGCTTGAGTCTCACATTATCCGTGGTTTGGGTATTTCATAACGATGTTATTGATTACGTCTTTCATCAATATCCGAAATACGGTTCTTTATTTCACTTTGAATCTGTCATTGGTTACATCGCATTTTGGTTGAGCGCTGTACCAATCTCATTGGCATTTTATATCTACCATAAACGAAAGGTTAAAAAGTTTGACCATTATTAA
- a CDS encoding nucleotide pyrophosphohydrolase yields the protein MEKSMKTMQREVDAYISQFKVGYFSPLANLARLTEEVGELAREINHYHGEKPKKASENANTIEAELGDNLFVLLCLANSLNIDMTDSFNQTMDKFNQRDKHRFERK from the coding sequence ATGGAAAAATCTATGAAAACGATGCAGCGAGAAGTGGATGCATACATTTCGCAATTCAAAGTAGGATATTTCTCACCACTTGCGAACTTAGCTCGCCTAACTGAAGAGGTAGGAGAACTCGCACGAGAAATCAATCATTATCACGGCGAAAAACCTAAAAAAGCTTCAGAAAATGCGAATACTATTGAAGCTGAACTTGGAGACAATCTTTTTGTATTGTTATGTTTAGCAAATTCTTTGAATATAGATATGACTGATAGTTTTAATCAAACGATGGATAAATTCAATCAAAGAGATAAACATCGTTTTGAACGTAAATAA
- the aroB gene encoding 3-dehydroquinate synthase, which translates to MKLNTRYVSNNYPIIVEHRAIDSLESYISNYQHVFILIDEHVSTLWPSIKDRFKSYIVIDIPEGEKVKYIQHYDQYMNEILQHHPTRHTCIVAIGGGATGDFAGFIAATLLRGVDFIQVPTTLLAHDSSVGGKVGINASYGKNLIGAFHRPKAVIYDLNFLTTLPTTEIQSGYAEIYKHALLTSPVAVDTLEKHYASLQHLKQLNHIDQHIIQGIKTKLDIVIEDEKEKGQRKFLNLGHTFGHAIEYAHHIPHGHAVMIGILYQYYVANIVLDTHFSTEQFYHYLKQLEYPLTLLDSFDFDTLYTFMLSDKKNDATGVQMVLLESIGHATVKHIPKPILNQAFEAMLHYHREVK; encoded by the coding sequence ATGAAATTGAATACACGTTATGTCTCAAATAATTATCCCATTATCGTTGAACACCGTGCAATTGATTCGCTTGAGTCTTATATTTCAAATTATCAACATGTGTTCATATTAATTGATGAGCATGTGTCCACATTATGGCCATCGATTAAAGACCGATTTAAATCTTATATCGTTATCGATATTCCTGAGGGAGAAAAAGTAAAATATATCCAACATTATGATCAATATATGAATGAAATACTTCAACATCATCCTACGCGCCACACATGTATTGTAGCTATTGGTGGCGGTGCCACAGGTGACTTTGCGGGATTTATAGCAGCCACACTTTTAAGAGGCGTCGATTTCATCCAAGTACCTACTACCTTGCTTGCACACGACTCTAGTGTTGGTGGTAAAGTAGGAATTAACGCATCATATGGGAAAAATTTAATAGGTGCTTTTCATAGACCTAAAGCCGTTATTTATGATTTGAACTTTTTAACAACTTTACCTACGACTGAAATTCAAAGTGGGTATGCTGAAATATATAAACATGCATTGCTCACAAGTCCTGTAGCGGTTGATACATTAGAAAAGCACTACGCTTCACTACAACATTTAAAACAACTCAACCACATAGATCAACACATCATCCAAGGTATTAAAACAAAATTGGATATCGTTATTGAGGACGAAAAAGAAAAAGGGCAACGAAAATTTTTAAATTTAGGCCACACTTTTGGTCATGCAATTGAATATGCACACCATATTCCTCACGGTCACGCTGTTATGATTGGGATTTTATATCAATATTATGTTGCTAATATTGTATTAGACACTCATTTTTCAACAGAACAGTTTTATCACTATTTAAAACAGCTCGAGTATCCTTTAACTTTGTTAGATTCATTTGATTTTGATACTTTGTATACATTTATGTTGTCAGACAAAAAGAATGATGCAACAGGAGTACAAATGGTCTTACTCGAAAGTATCGGGCATGCTACAGTGAAACACATTCCGAAACCTATTTTAAATCAAGCTTTTGAAGCAATGCTTCACTATCATCGGGAGGTAAAATAA
- the bshA gene encoding N-acetyl-alpha-D-glucosaminyl L-malate synthase BshA, giving the protein MKIGITCYPSVGGSGIIATELGILMAERGHEVHFITSNMPFRLNKPVPNITFHQVDINQYAVFQYPPYDISLSTKIANVINEHDLDVLHMHYAIPHAICGILARQMSGKDIKIMTTLHGTDITVLGYDHALRNAIKFGIEKSDIVTSVSQSLKDETYQIIQPDKEIVPIYNFVKEQDFPIGRQPNLRASYGIAQDEKVIIHVSNFRKVKRIDTIIQTFAHIRKDLKAKLLLIGDGPELLDMRQLVKSLDLTDDVLFLGKQDCMSNFYQISDLVLLMSEKESFGLTLLEAMNSGVLPIGTRAGGIKEVIKHEETGFLVDIGDCVTAAKYAVSILQDKQAYQRMQRTMLHDIQHRFHSTKIADQYEYYYEKMIGDSLKHG; this is encoded by the coding sequence GTGAAAATAGGAATTACGTGTTATCCTTCGGTTGGCGGATCAGGTATCATCGCAACAGAATTAGGCATATTAATGGCAGAACGTGGCCATGAAGTTCATTTCATTACTTCAAATATGCCGTTTCGACTTAATAAACCTGTACCGAACATCACGTTTCATCAAGTTGATATCAATCAATATGCAGTATTTCAATACCCGCCTTACGATATTTCTTTAAGTACTAAAATTGCAAATGTGATTAATGAACATGATTTAGATGTACTTCATATGCATTATGCAATTCCCCATGCGATTTGTGGTATACTCGCACGTCAAATGTCAGGAAAAGACATAAAAATTATGACAACTTTACATGGGACTGATATTACCGTATTAGGATACGATCATGCATTGAGAAATGCGATTAAATTTGGTATCGAAAAAAGTGATATCGTTACAAGTGTAAGTCAGTCACTCAAAGATGAAACGTATCAAATTATTCAACCTGATAAAGAGATTGTTCCAATCTATAATTTTGTTAAAGAGCAAGACTTTCCGATTGGACGTCAACCAAACTTACGTGCAAGCTATGGCATTGCGCAAGACGAAAAGGTCATTATCCATGTTTCTAATTTCCGAAAAGTAAAACGTATTGATACCATCATCCAAACATTTGCACACATCCGTAAAGATTTAAAAGCGAAGTTGCTTTTAATCGGCGATGGACCTGAGTTATTGGATATGCGTCAACTCGTCAAATCACTCGATTTAACTGATGATGTTCTATTTTTAGGAAAACAAGACTGTATGAGTAATTTTTACCAAATTTCTGACCTCGTGCTTCTCATGAGTGAAAAAGAAAGTTTTGGTTTGACACTTTTAGAAGCAATGAACTCTGGTGTTTTACCCATTGGTACAAGAGCTGGTGGCATTAAAGAAGTCATAAAACATGAAGAAACTGGTTTCTTAGTTGATATTGGAGATTGTGTTACTGCAGCAAAATACGCTGTGTCAATCCTACAGGATAAGCAAGCTTATCAACGTATGCAAAGAACAATGTTACATGATATTCAACATAGATTTCATTCCACTAAAATTGCAGACCAATATGAATATTATTATGAAAAAATGATAGGAGATTCTCTTAAACATGGCTAA
- a CDS encoding polyprenyl synthetase family protein has product MSKINMNRELKYIETSLAQLMHCEDPTLQQASEHLLSSGGKRVRPLFVILSSYLSNARITDDTYRVAAALELIHMATLVHDDVIDLSDKRRGKSTVEVAWSQSTAILTGNFLLSRAIEHLASIENYDIHKTLSNAIIEVCRGELFQFQDQFRTPQSITNYLRRIKRKTALLIQLATEVGAMCANADQATIKRMRDIGYNIGMSFQIVDDILDFTSTEKKLGKPVGSDLRNGHLTLPTLLEMKKDATFKQRIEALHVNAPQDMFDDCVDQIRHSDAIAKSKQVSEKYLQRAKQLLETLPDNEAKPLFNKLILKLQNRMK; this is encoded by the coding sequence ATGTCTAAAATTAACATGAATCGTGAATTAAAATATATAGAAACTTCATTAGCGCAATTAATGCATTGTGAAGACCCAACCTTACAACAAGCCTCAGAACATTTGTTGTCTTCAGGTGGCAAACGGGTACGTCCTCTATTCGTTATTTTAAGTAGTTATTTAAGCAACGCACGTATTACAGATGATACGTATCGTGTTGCAGCTGCTTTAGAATTGATACATATGGCGACTTTGGTTCATGATGATGTCATAGATTTAAGTGATAAAAGACGTGGCAAATCAACAGTAGAAGTAGCATGGAGCCAATCTACAGCTATACTTACTGGCAATTTTTTACTTTCACGGGCAATTGAACATTTAGCTTCTATCGAAAACTATGATATTCACAAGACGTTATCAAATGCAATAATAGAAGTCTGTCGTGGTGAACTTTTTCAATTTCAAGATCAGTTCCGGACACCACAGTCCATAACAAATTATCTACGACGTATAAAAAGAAAAACCGCACTACTCATTCAATTAGCTACAGAAGTAGGTGCAATGTGTGCTAATGCCGATCAAGCAACCATTAAGCGAATGCGTGATATTGGTTATAATATTGGGATGAGTTTTCAAATTGTAGATGACATCTTAGACTTCACAAGTACTGAAAAAAAATTAGGCAAACCGGTTGGTAGTGACCTGCGTAACGGCCATTTAACATTACCTACATTGCTTGAAATGAAAAAAGATGCGACATTTAAGCAACGTATTGAAGCGCTTCATGTTAACGCACCACAGGACATGTTCGATGATTGTGTGGACCAAATACGACATTCCGATGCAATTGCTAAATCAAAACAAGTAAGTGAAAAATATTTACAAAGAGCAAAACAACTGTTAGAAACGTTGCCTGATAATGAAGCCAAACCTTTATTTAATAAATTAATATTAAAACTTCAAAACCGCATGAAATAG